Genomic segment of Eupeodes corollae chromosome 2, idEupCoro1.1, whole genome shotgun sequence:
ACTGCTTTACGTTCATGCTAACTTGGAAGCCATTTTTACCAACCGGCGAAAATTCCTTATCCTCGTTGTTGGTTTCTTTGTCTTCCtggtttttgagcattttgttGCGAATATTTGCATAGGGATGCTGACGATGCTTAGGTAACCATAGTTGCGACACTGTCTTTGATGGGCGATGAAAATCATTCGAATAGATACCGAAACCGAAGTCGTCATCTACTCCACGATGAAATTCGCTGATTTCATCGGCCAagtcaagaagaaatggtatgagagacattttttttttaaatgtttaaacctTAGTTTCAATTAGAGTTATTTTTAGgtagtttaaattaaaactatagTTTGGTGCACTTCtacttaattataatttaatttaaatttgcgTTAACCGACGAAAACGCCCGACACACTCGATTGCAGACTTTCTTATGTATATAAATTGCTGAATGGAGCCCTTTTAAAGGGTTTTCGGgctgaattaaaataatttttgcatttctctTAATAAATTGTCTAGTCAGCAAAATCATAAATCGATAAAGTGGCTACAGTGTGTATATGAGGAGATGTAAGAACTTACAATTTGCAACTCCACTTTGATAAAAAAGATGCTAATTCATAAATACGTATGTTATGTTGGTTcacatttatgtttatttacatGGACAGAATTGTATCCAGACTTTTTAGTTCAAAGCTAAATTTGACAATACTTCGGAAAACATACCCAGAAAATCAAGAAGGACACAAAGCAGTAGGGAAACTTCGCCAATTAAAGAACGACAAAATATCACTCATACGCCCCAGAACACCAATTCAAAGTATTTTGAACCAAATGGATTTATGTAGACTAAAATTAAAcagatgttttaatttaaaaagatagaTACATATAAGCTCAGTAGtagccgtggcatgatggttagtgtcttggactgtcatgcgagaggtcttgagtttgatccctgcctgtgtcacctaaagttttattcacgggtactgtctttAGCGAGGAATGACAAATTtactaagagtaattcttgtcatgaaaaagtgctttctcaaattgcatataaactgtaggtcccctccattcctgaaattattcgcacacaggagtggctgggagttgtaagtcactagtcgCTGGttttctacggactgttgcgccacctaatttctTTATTACATATAAGCTCTGTTTGGTTTGCAGTTCTTCTAAGTATGATGAATGTGGTTTTTGATATGTATTAAGACAACAATTATGCAATGGGCTAGTTCTATATTAGATTGGTCTATTTAATATTAAGTTTCCGAAGACGTCGAGTGTCAAACCCACACAAccagaaatcaaaaaattcgCGAAATATCTAAACTTTTGTTCGgttattgttaattttgaacCTCGAAGGACTTTATCCTTGAATGATATAATgatttgtattctattttaaaattatgtctataaatcaaaattttcccAAGTAACAAGTaatcaaaatttttctaaaataaatgtatgcaaTAAAAAATTTGGACTTAATGTAGCTATAGTAAAATATCAAACACAAATAATATAGTTCGCCATTAGACGTACCTTAACATAACAGCATTTTGACTGAGCCAAAAAAATAGTGTGGAATGGGGGCTTGAATCCTCCGCTTTAGGCACAAGGggcatttttttagaaaaataagttgaaacaCAAATTCAAGTATTGTCAAACATCGGCAACATCtacattattttcattcaatttttctaaaagtccGAAATAGATTCTTGAGTGATCTTTTACTTTCGAGAACAAAATCttagaaaatgttttattttttgaatgttgaaacTAACGAGGTCACATCTACATGCGTATATAGTTGTGTAGTCTCTGGACAGGAAAAGGGTTTTGGTAAATACAGTTTTTGGGGAGGTGTTTTGGAAATGGCCAGTGAGTTTTTTTAAAGGctaaaattgctttaaaaaaatagaaattaattcaaaatcgattttcaaaatgaaaactcaaCTCTTAACAGTAAAATGAGCTTTAAAATACGTTTAATTATTATACAAGGAGTACATTTTAGATTTAGGCTAACTGTAGACTTTAATCTTGCATTTTCtctttacactttttttaataaaaactcacGTGAAGCATCAGAGAATTTCTGACTCTGATACGGTCTGTAAGCCAAATATTGGATACCTACATAATTTTTGCTGAATTACTGTAGAATTGAGTTTTCAGACgttgatacaaacaaaaaagccGGTTAAAACTTAACAATGCATGCTCTCGATTTAAGGGACCGGTCGTTGTTCCtctgtaggtacatatgtatctacACCGGCCggtctttttatataaagtatataTTATACATTTTGTGAGTTGTTCttatatttacataaatgtaCCCACAAAAAAGGTAATAGGATTATGACTTTGGACATAAAAAGTGCAAACTTTGTTTCCATTTCTTCAATGCTTAAGTTGCCTATGTAACTCGTAGGTTTTCAAAGGGAACAAACATCGTGGCATGGCTATTTGGTCTTAATATGAAGACATTCATTTTGTGTTGTTAAGTTAATTCATATCAGTAGTTCAGTACCTATCAGCTGTAGAATAGGAATGTTATGATATATGTATTAATATCCACAAAACCTAAAGAGCACGATAAATTGCAGGTAAGAgaattttcttcatttcttgGTTTCTGCGCAGCGCAGTTTATAAGCCCGGAATCGCGAAAGACAGCtggaaaataaatgcaaataacCAAACTGCGTCTATAAGGGCAACAACAATGTTTGTCTTGGTCTAGCCCTTACCTCTCTTCCAGAAAAATCTAGAATTTCCTATTCGCCAATTACCACCAATCGATATTCCTATAAATACCTGGACAGTGGTTTTACTCGAATTAGTATAGTACAGTTATTTCGTGTGTTAAAATCAAAGCAAGAAAATCAAAGTGTTTCTATAATTCttaaattggaaataaaataatttaaatttgtatagtaagaaaattaagaataatGTCTTTGCCATTGCTATTGAGTGTCCTCCAGGATATTGAAAATTCGGAATCGTCGAACTTTTCGCCAATTTACGGAGGAGATTTCGGACTTGGACTTCAACCACGTCACATTCATCGTCCTCAAACTCAAGCCTCGATTCGACTTCCTCTAGCTGTAGCTTTAGCTGCAGGAAGACTCGGAGAACGACGATCTGAGGGTAAAGGAGATGGAGTAGTATCGAATATTGGAAAAGATGGATTCCAGGTGTGCATGGACGTTCAGCATTTTAAGCCAAGTGAACTGTCGGTGAAAGTTATTGATAATTCTATTGTGGTTGAGGGAAAGCATGAGGAGCGTGAAGATGACCATGGGTATATTTCTAGACATTTCGTTCGACGATACGCTCTGCCAAAGGATTACGATGCCGATAAAGTAGTATCGGCATTATCATCTGATGGAGTCTTGACTGTGAGCATTCCAAAGCcaaaaactgaaactgaaaaacCTAACGAGAGAGTCattcaaattcaacaaacaGGTCCAGCTCATTTGAATGTGAAGGAAAACGGAGAGGATAAGGCTGAGAAGGAGAGTGCCACAAATGGTGACCAgtaaatttcatttgaaatcaATTCACGTTGACTATGAAAAAAGAAGTTTATGTTATTTGCAATAtgagtatttatatatttatacctAATATATTATGTAGTATGAAGGGTTCTTTCGAGAACCTCATTTTGTTCTAGAATTCATATTATCgtagaacatacaaaaataaatattaatgtttaATGTTATTTGTCTATTAAATATATTCTCTTACAATTCCAATATTAAATAATGTGTAACACACTTACATAGTatctaaatataatttatattaattaaggTACATACAAAAGAACAACAATATGGATGTGGAATCTTAGATAATAAATATAACATTGAtgtttatcaaaataatataagctgcgtatttttattttatctacaGAAACTCTTTTCTAGGGCATGATACactggaataaaaaaatatcaggtCGTGAagtttgttaattaaattaagttattgaaatattcGGTAAATGACgaaattcgaaaacaaaatgattaaCTTCTATAGAAAAATCTAGATTTTATGTTTCAGAATATTACGTTGTAAGGAAGATGGTTTCCTGCTTATCGCTTTTTTAAAGGAGCCCAAACATTTCAAGTCcataaatacataatatgtGTTGTAGTTTATAGGGTTTTCcaattagtttcttttttagtatttaaaaaaccattcttttttaagagaaataaatGGAAGGAAAATGTCATTAACAATGGAAACACCTACGTCTTCAGTTGCTTCACCATATACTTTTCATGAGTACAGTCgcaactaaacggtgattttttaagagcttgagaactttaaaaaaaaaacgcatgaaatttgcaaaatctcattgattctttatttgaaacgttagattggtccatggcatttactttttgaagataatttcatttaaatgttgaccacggctgcgtcttaggtggtccattcggaaagtccacttttgggtaactttttcgagcatttcggccggaatagccagAATTTCTTCgtaaatgttgtcttccaaagctggaatagttgctggcttatttgtgtagactttagacttgacgtagccccacaaaaaatagtctaaaggcgtcaaatcgcatgatcttggtggccaacttaccggtccattccttgagatgaattgttctccgaagttttccctcaaaatggccatagaatcgcgagctgtgtggcatgtagcgccatcttgttgaaaccacatgttaaccaagttcagttcttccatttttggcaacaaaaagtttgttagcattgaacgatagcgatcgccattcaccgtaacgttgcgtccaacagcatctttgaaaaaatacggtccaatgattccaccagcgtacaaaccacaccaaacagtacatttttcgggatgcatgggcagttcttgaacggcttctggttgctcttcactccaaatgcagcaattttgcttatttacgtagccattcaaccagaaatgaacctcatcgctgaacaaaatttgtcgataaacatatttcgaaccgaacactgattttggtaataaaattcaatgatttgcaagcgttgctcgttagcaagtctattcatgatgaaatgtcaaagcatactgagcatctttctctttgacaccatgtctgaaatcccgcgtgatctgtctgCATATACACAGCTGGTCAAAAAAATAGGTGTgataattcatttttgtattaattcattttgtattcctttttaatgttaaatattaattttacgtatatatttttaaagctcgtataataattaaataaaaaacactttaagccTTTGAAATACATTCAAATTATAGATCATATAGCACCAAAAATTACAGATGGAGGTCTTTTCAAATAGGTGCGTCTTTCTAAATTAGTAATATCGTTTTTAGCAATAATTTCTGTATcttatcacaatttttttttacttactttaatAACCTAAGTATCCTCCActattattcaaaactttttaaagtcgTCACGGCATTGACTCTATTTACTTTCGGCATGTTTGCTTGGGTATGGAATACCAATCTCTTTGAACCGCTTCCCACAATTGGTTTCCATTAGTGAAATATTGACCCCCTATCTAACGCTTTAGCTAATTCCATAAGTTCTCAATAGGATTGAGATCAGGTGATTAACAATTTATACTTCTTTCTCTCGAAACCAATCTTTCACAAGACCTGCGGTATGTTTAGGATTGTTGTCTTGGTGAAAGTGGCATCGCAGGGTCAAGTTTTCCTCAGAAAACGGTAACATGACATCTTGAACAATATCACTATATCCGTATTTTGTTAAGATGTTATTCCATTGGAAGATGAAGATAGGACCTACATCGTACCAGGAACAGCCCCACACCATTATATTCCCTCCTGCGTGTTTAATAATTGTCTGTGTTTAGCGGAGGTGGTAGTCCCTACCATTTGGTTGCCTTAAATTTAACACAGAAcctgataaaaacaaatttactttggTTTCATTACTCCACAaggtattttgccatttttgttCGCCCTCTGGTTCGATCCAATTAGCATGGTTTAAATCAAATAGTTTTCTAAGGAATAAAACTTTTATGCAATTCTTCCAAGGATATTCCAGCTCTGAAGCCTTCTCCGGATCCAGCGTGCACTGGCTGCATTATCAATTTTAGCACCTATAGTCCTTAACGAAATAAAAGGAATAGATTTAGCTAGAAATAGTATGAGGCGGCCAGTGGTAGCTGATGCTTTTTTCGGCCGGCATCTATTTCGCGTATTCTTCTGggtttaagaacattttttattaaattttgagatctGCCTAGGACCTCCGCAATGAATTTGTAGGTCTTGCCCCCATCTCTAAGTCGACGAAGTAATTTCCTGTACTCTGGCGAGCAGTGGACTTTACGAcgcatattataaaataaagaatattataaGAAGCTGggattttatatgaaaaacaccTATTTTTATGGCCAACTTCTAGAAAACACAGAATCTTATTCCAACACAAATAATTTATCTGCTTAGCATTACATTACTTAAATGCAAAAAGTTTAGCATCCTCATGGAGAAAATAActgttctttctttaaaaaaaaatgttggatgCATTTCTTGCATTCAAAACAACAGCTTATCAGCCTCACACCTATTTTTTTGACCAGCCGTGTAGATACCTATTCTTGTACGTGGCAACATAGGAAAGACACTAGATGatttaaatcacaagatcttggtggccaataaTTGTCATCAATTTTTCAAGAGATCAGACGTTTATTTTCGTAGATTATTTGGAACTTTCAATGGATATGCCTTATTGGGGCTTATCATAGAGTCCGATCGGAACAAATTTCCCGGAGGCGAAAATCGATtgtttatacatatttgtataataaaaattaaaaacaaaatgtctatGAGTCGGAGAAATGTCCGTTGCGATCGGATACTATGATAGGGCTGATTGGGgaacaaaggaaaagaaaaatctgaGATTTTCTACTCAAGGAACGTGGCATCCACAAACTTATATTTGAAACCGTTTCAGAAAAACTTTGTATCTATCTTGATTGATGAAATGTTCATGaaagtttacaaattaaaatttctaaaaaacacgaccattgttattaacattaaacaataaaaaaaagatggcgcaacagtccattgagaactagggcctagtgacttcaactctcaactattcctatGTGCAAATACtgatgtcagggatggaggcgactaaacagttttaagctgaatcggAACGGCTAATCTGTCAatacctcgcaagaggcagaacccgtAAAAAAATCTtcagatggcataggcagggatcaaactcaagacctctggcatgaaattccaacgcactaaccactgGTATTacatcaataaataataaaaatataaacaatgattaaatttttaatattattgtttatttaatcaaataaaccaTGGTTGtgaaatattatgtacataaataattgtaatgGGAAATGTGCTTAAGCTTAGATTAATTTTACGGTAAGGAGGTTTTTCACAAGAAAATTGAACACTTATTTTTTGGCGGTTTTATCTTCTGCTGCTCCAGAATCCTTGGGCTGTTCTTGAGGATTCTCCTTCACATTCAGGTGTGCTGGCCCCGtttgttgaatttgaataattttctctGCTGCCTTATCTTCTATAGCTGGTTTTGGAACGCTCACTGTCAAGACTCCATCTGATGAAAGTGTCGAGATGACTTTATCGGCGTCATAGTTATTTGGTAGAACGTATCGACGAACAAAGTGACGTGAAATAAATCCGTGATCATCTTCTCGTTCTTCGTGTTTACCCTCCACAACCACAGTATTGTCCACCACTTTTACAATTAATTCACTCGGTTTGAAATGTTGGACATCCATTGAAACTTGAAATCCATCTTTTCCAATATTGGATGTTGCTCTACGTGATGCTCTAGACGTTTCTAGTGGTCGATCTTCTAGAAGGTTGGCCAAGGCCAACGGCAAGCTCAAAACTCTGGGGCTCTGATGTCGTTGGATTTGATAGGGATTCAAGCCCAATCCCAAATCACTGCTATAGTATGGTGATGCGGAGGCAACAGAGTCCAAATTTTCAGCCAAATCCAAAAGCAATTTTAATCCAGacattttataaactttgttATCTTATAACTTTAGATCACAATGTCGATGGATACACAATTTCTTGCACTTTGTTTAAAGAGAAGTTGAAACTTGATGTTTCTTAGTTATCGATTgtacttatttttcaaataaactgaTGAATTTTGTCGGTAGCATTCGAATATTTATACCAAATGTCGCTCTTTGCTAGAAATGTCTAGGTTTTACTCGTACTTCTCTTTAAATTCTACCAAACCAGGAGAATTAAAGAGCTGCTGAATAAAGACTTCCCCTTTTTTCTCTCTTAAATACGTTCTTTTTAGTGTAATGTCTTATTAACCATTTaagttgacaaaaaattaagtgccAAAAATGATACCTTTGTGGaaaatataattacaaataaataacgTAAATGTACAAAAATACACATTACGTACATATAGCAAATatagtttataaataaacttatgtaggtaattaacaaaacaatgtaaatcaaaacaaacattaaaaaaagagaatgaGAAAGGGCAAATCTTAAGAGATAAAGATAACATTTATGTTGTTCATTCATTCCCATAATCTCTTTTCTTCTCTGAAGCAAAGAGAGCGTAAGTCATATCTCttaatttgcaaataaaatatgaaaagataaaCCTAGAAATTTCTGGTAAACCAACTTTTTGGTATAAATACCCGAAAGTGAATCGTGAAATGCATCAAATTGATATTTGTTTCAATACGTTCAATAACGTCAAGCGCAAGTAATCTCTCGTATATTGTTGTTCATTTAAAAGTTATATCAAAGGAAAAAGTGTAAAATGTCTTCACTAAAATTACTTTTGGATTTGGCTGAAAGCTTGGATTCTATGTCAGCATCTCCTTACTATAGAAGTGACTTTGGATTGGGCTTGGATCCATATCAAATTCAACGATACCAAAGTCCAAGAATCTTGGGTTTGCCATGGTCTTTGGCAACCTGCTTGGAAGAACAACCGATTGAAAAGTCTAGAAGCAGAAGTGGACCAACATCAAGTATTGGGAAAGATGGATTCCAGGTTTGCATGGATGTCCAGCAGTTCAAACCGAGTGAATTGACTGTAAAAGTCGTGGACGATGCTGTAATCGTGGAGGGTAAACATGAAGAACGAGAAGATGATCATGGATACATCTCACGACACTTTGTTCGTCGCTACGCACTGCCAAAGAACTATGACTCTGACAAAGTTATTTCGACACTATCATCAGATGGAGTTTTGACAGTGAGCATTCCTAAACCAGCAATAGAGAATAAGCCAGCAGAGAAAGTCATACAAATTCAACAAACTGGACCAGCACACTTAAATGTAAAGGAAAATCCTCAAGAACAGTCCAAGGAGAAGGATTCGGAGACTgctgaaaagaaataaacattttgaacatTTCTAATAGAAGCACCTAATTAAAAACTAGACTGAACTcatttttccaaaacattttataaatattcgtTATcacatataatttaaataaacaaagttttttctatatttttaattcaaaactaaaaagtcgttttattttatatcaatttacTTATAAGATTACATTTTAATCAAGCTACATAAATGAGAAATAGCCGCCTTTTAAGCCTTTGTTCTGAAACTAAAGTGAAAATCTGAGGTGCAATCGCATAAGGCGATAGTTGAATCTTGGTCACTAAAATACATGCTTTAGCTACACGTAAGGTTATTGTCAAATTGATTATCGCTTGTTTGTTATGGTGCATTTATAGCTTTCATACATTTTGAGAACGATAGGTTGTGTCAACTCACTTTTCTACAAAAGTCAAAAGGTTcaaacttgaaagtaaggcaagatTCTAGCTATgcttggccagctgccaaaaaatgtcattccagcttaggcaactttaatggaagtTAACTTGGAAGTTAGTTAGAAATATCTACCTAAGttaaggggccggttatagctatcagtaaaatccatcagtaaaatttgagacaggaggaatctgaaatgttttactgatgagcgttagtagcaatcagtaaatttacgtcactaaattaaatgtcactttgagGCTTCACGCCTCAGACAATTTTTTACTTTggctttcatcagtaaaatttttaatgatgtgcTCTGAACAGTAAAAAACTGGAACACA
This window contains:
- the LOC129947286 gene encoding heat shock protein 23-like, giving the protein MSLPLLLSVLQDIENSESSNFSPIYGGDFGLGLQPRHIHRPQTQASIRLPLAVALAAGRLGERRSEGKGDGVVSNIGKDGFQVCMDVQHFKPSELSVKVIDNSIVVEGKHEEREDDHGYISRHFVRRYALPKDYDADKVVSALSSDGVLTVSIPKPKTETEKPNERVIQIQQTGPAHLNVKENGEDKAEKESATNGDQ
- the LOC129945730 gene encoding heat shock protein 23-like; its protein translation is MSGLKLLLDLAENLDSVASASPYYSSDLGLGLNPYQIQRHQSPRVLSLPLALANLLEDRPLETSRASRRATSNIGKDGFQVSMDVQHFKPSELIVKVVDNTVVVEGKHEEREDDHGFISRHFVRRYVLPNNYDADKVISTLSSDGVLTVSVPKPAIEDKAAEKIIQIQQTGPAHLNVKENPQEQPKDSGAAEDKTAKK
- the LOC129945927 gene encoding heat shock protein 23-like; translated protein: MSSLKLLLDLAESLDSMSASPYYRSDFGLGLDPYQIQRYQSPRILGLPWSLATCLEEQPIEKSRSRSGPTSSIGKDGFQVCMDVQQFKPSELTVKVVDDAVIVEGKHEEREDDHGYISRHFVRRYALPKNYDSDKVISTLSSDGVLTVSIPKPAIENKPAEKVIQIQQTGPAHLNVKENPQEQSKEKDSETAEKK